The Mycobacteriales bacterium genome window below encodes:
- a CDS encoding AAA family ATPase has product LGLNRKDGSGALIAAGPALPGVLGTVAEVVSVAPGHETAVAAALGAAADAVAVRSLADAAAAIAMLKRDDAGRVGLLVGGAPMPAVTRQDLPAGTTYAIDVVSAPELLRPALQRLLADTVLVGDLAGARSLVERAPQLRAVTPDGDVVGLGWSAGGSMTAPSLLEVRAAHAEAERELATLTHRGERLRFALSAAGEQAARAQDEAEAALAELHESDARLASVAERLGQLGAASRAAAAETERFATAIDEASLARDRDLQGLAALEARLAAAEAASDDDDEPDRGDRDRLDRLVADARAGEVEARLAVRTGEERAHALSARIEQIEQAEAAERAARERAAALVRRRERESAVAAAIGTVTAYALVAIERSLDAAAAERSATDQARTATEGDLLAVRGTARELAAELETLTGAVHRDEVARAEQRLRIETLEAKVAEDFAITPQTLLSEYGPEVLVPPAPDAPEGTEATAYDRAVQEKRWRSAERALTLLGKVNPLALEEFAALEERHKFLSEQLEDLKASRRDLLVVIKEVDDRVEQIFRSAYEDVAREFETVFGVLFPGGSGRLVLTDPDDWLTTGVDVEARPPGKKVKRLSLLSGGERSLTAIALLVAIFRARPSPFYVLDEVEAALDDRNLSRLVDLLAELQSTSQLIVITHQKRTMEVADTLYGVSMRGDGITEVISQRLREPEPEPV; this is encoded by the coding sequence CGCTCGGGCTGAACCGCAAGGACGGATCGGGCGCGCTGATCGCGGCCGGTCCGGCACTACCTGGTGTGCTCGGCACGGTCGCCGAGGTCGTCTCCGTCGCGCCCGGCCACGAGACCGCCGTCGCGGCCGCGTTGGGAGCCGCCGCCGACGCCGTCGCGGTGCGCAGCCTCGCCGACGCCGCTGCCGCGATCGCGATGCTCAAGCGCGACGACGCCGGCCGGGTCGGCCTGCTGGTCGGCGGGGCACCGATGCCCGCCGTAACCCGCCAGGACCTGCCCGCCGGTACGACGTACGCCATCGACGTCGTGTCCGCGCCGGAGCTGCTTCGGCCGGCCTTGCAGCGGTTGCTCGCCGACACCGTGCTCGTCGGCGACCTGGCCGGTGCCCGCTCGCTGGTCGAGCGCGCGCCGCAACTGCGGGCGGTCACCCCGGACGGTGACGTCGTCGGCCTCGGCTGGTCGGCCGGCGGATCGATGACCGCTCCCTCACTGCTCGAGGTCCGCGCCGCGCACGCGGAGGCCGAGCGCGAGCTCGCGACGCTGACCCACCGCGGCGAGCGGCTGCGCTTCGCGCTGTCCGCCGCGGGCGAGCAGGCCGCTCGCGCGCAGGACGAGGCCGAGGCCGCCCTCGCGGAGCTGCACGAGTCCGATGCCCGGCTCGCGTCCGTGGCCGAACGGCTCGGCCAGCTCGGCGCCGCATCGCGGGCCGCCGCCGCGGAGACCGAGCGGTTCGCCACCGCGATCGACGAGGCGTCGCTCGCTCGCGATCGCGACCTGCAGGGGCTGGCGGCCCTCGAGGCCCGGTTGGCGGCGGCGGAGGCGGCATCCGACGACGACGACGAGCCGGACCGGGGGGACCGTGATCGCCTCGACCGGCTGGTCGCCGACGCGCGGGCCGGCGAGGTCGAGGCGAGGCTCGCGGTACGCACCGGCGAGGAGCGGGCGCATGCGCTGTCCGCTCGGATCGAGCAGATCGAGCAGGCCGAGGCGGCCGAGCGAGCGGCCCGCGAGCGGGCCGCGGCGCTCGTTCGCCGGCGCGAGCGCGAGTCGGCGGTCGCAGCCGCGATCGGGACGGTGACGGCGTACGCGCTGGTCGCGATCGAGCGCTCGCTCGACGCGGCCGCGGCCGAGCGGAGCGCCACCGACCAGGCCCGCACGGCAACCGAGGGCGACCTGCTGGCCGTCCGGGGCACGGCGCGAGAGCTGGCGGCCGAGCTCGAAACGCTGACCGGTGCGGTGCACCGCGACGAGGTCGCGCGGGCCGAGCAGCGGTTGCGGATCGAGACCCTCGAGGCCAAGGTCGCCGAGGACTTCGCGATCACCCCGCAGACGCTGCTGTCGGAGTACGGACCCGAGGTGCTCGTGCCGCCCGCTCCGGACGCGCCGGAGGGCACCGAGGCCACGGCGTACGACCGCGCGGTTCAAGAGAAGCGCTGGCGATCCGCCGAACGTGCGCTCACCCTGCTCGGCAAGGTCAACCCGCTCGCCCTGGAGGAGTTCGCGGCGCTGGAGGAGCGGCACAAGTTCCTCTCCGAGCAGCTCGAGGACCTGAAGGCGTCGCGGCGTGACCTGCTCGTCGTCATCAAGGAGGTCGACGACCGGGTCGAGCAGATCTTCCGCTCGGCCTACGAGGACGTCGCGCGGGAGTTCGAGACCGTGTTCGGCGTGCTGTTCCCGGGCGGGTCCGGACGCCTGGTCCTCACCGACCCCGACGACTGGCTGACCACCGGCGTGGACGTCGAGGCCCGGCCGCCCGGCAAGAAGGTCAAGCGGCTGTCGCTGCTGTCCGGTGGCGAGCGGTCGCTGACCGCGATCGCCCTGCTGGTGGCGATCTTCCGGGCGCGGCCTTCGCCGTTCTACGTCCTGGACGAGGTCGAAGCGGCGCTGGACGACCGGAACCTGTCCCGGCTCGTCGACCTGCTGGCGGAGCTGCAGTCGACGTCGCAGCTCATCGTCATCACGCACCAGAAGCGGACGATGGAGGTCGCCGACACGCTGTACGGCGTCTCCATGCGCGGCGACGGCATCACCGAGGTCATCAGCCAGCGGCTGCGTGAACCGGAGCCCGAACCGGTCTGA